The following are encoded together in the Drosophila sechellia strain sech25 chromosome 3R, ASM438219v1, whole genome shotgun sequence genome:
- the LOC6619688 gene encoding E3 SUMO-protein ligase RanBP2, producing the protein MFTTRKEVDAHVHKMLGKLQPGRERDIKGLAVARMYMKVQEYPKAIEYLNGYLRVRDDAVGHNMIGTCYSRLNPPNVTEALQHYQRSIQMDPRQSEVVIDACELLLKENNASNTECARYWLDQANSLDLSGNKQVFNLRMRVNLADSNGKDESSREDGEHNTLEILMYKELQARPQDVNIRIQLLRSYVEKMKIDQAFNYALKTELESKNCTSQSTEWYEQIWMVLFKIEVAKDVKKNWRFWHFALHTLDRLVQLSLEGSGLADSSKQLFRLDQYLFKFSTSIERSGDDPQRDLHQACVDHFTGQLLLHAVTLIFKREVLANKNKWMSTLRSALPLMLLGYQVRPIEDLSTKQWIKHCDAEQKQLIQMWRPQGAFRCAQLGRTILGCLDRSQMEIKNDRENADFDENKNSGNSMPGLFSDSEELLSSAHQQCLDKSWRSQLYQQLFTHTEHKLKDTSSHLVRNQRLQLPLFEWPNLAHIEDYELQALVLPPHCLAQHVYLALGTDPNKLGDAQRVVFYEGFQRDVKQNLNYCGQDSISQVDVDLYLYATTIQTRRKLQIQREVYDSSNLGNRNAAARPHMMPFANLVGQLSAPEQSNWWDLVVRLNSNQLITEGNRAEQRAQLQHGLEAVRGVNGPKADAIIIFQLGKILNSRSDRSSLETRIDTLFRQGFSILRHQHTQQMESYVRVFKYGSAGSTAAWQDLQSLAEEAVTYFSEKMFRIGEYEQFLDEVRGLHLPMAYFLQSEACHHLEESSKLPRTARDRYSERRREFLQKTQKLIKNDDKHPLIAAMHRHQQDRNSRGIDNSFGSPDVHNNSSAYEDAEDDFYSHAAFPANRSRRHIEVTPVTPIVVAQPNQEMEQAVKQINKSLCVLKDDVSVGMEAMRQDIKVLTEKLTGLEDLLKKIKISSRDTPTRDVDPAAALGLDDLFIIEDALAEHQQQQNQQQQSHNQGAVHPVVPNPYACGFYNGVPNTPSAQERFLQGPYGSPMFNQNQMYNYYAAQAQAQAQAQFLRTPPAPGSIPPPNMFGPRNPNFGLPSMFPPPTVPSVAPYIDAMGNFTQPPPSLIPPPAQPAAPPAPLNILESKPVVALPTPGFFNTTTPVFGASPIQVPQSKPLTVPTVPVPSTAPAPPSAATVNPAATTAAPPPVHIPQVAPSVPAQPPAPAPVSVPSLFNRALNNQPVEKEPPANVVITSSDPLPKPTTASVQPTLSVTIPAQHIKPSLVQAPEQPAQPAQPSVSAVGSFSFNFGSKSSESPFSFKTQVAKAAAEKQKEQEEAEQNQSDQTDLNKTLPQDTSADDYDPRPDFKPIIPLPDEVVVRTGEEGEEIKFTSRAKLFRYVDKEWKERGTGVIKILCDKATGVSRVLMRRDQTHKVCANHTITADITINVASQDKDKKSLLWAANDFADEQVTLERFLVRFKTGELAEEFRVAFTDASEAAKSKETVKPTVNTAQLPKSEKGSTATAPAAFSLSKSFVTSTPASNSLTSKPQEQTKTQPIPDPPATAAKSLFGTLSGVSAAPAISAPSSASPFASFSFTPNGTSGFGTSTASPFGNLSFGTASAVGSGNNTTLFTTALIKDNTVQGETPQQEPQLNKSNSSDAEEEYVPTAQFVPVIALPDIVEVVTGEENEDVLFEHRAKLLRWDKEANEWKERGLGNMKLLRDRTDPNKVRLLMRREQVHKLCCNQRLLPETKFTYATNCKAAVTWGAQDYSDEELTTALLAVRFKTQDVCQQFFEAVQKAQQSIGKEPKKEVSSAAGEKEKPMKGFGDAFKPKAGSWNCQACYTSNGQDQLYCLACQEPKDATVPPKQSGLDQGNALNLTTSSSNKFSFGFAPSAALPATSGFSFGGATQPKEKPAAAVVTASVSAPTSVAPVQTAAHGFGKASMTSGFGDAFKPAVGSWSCSACYVSNPGKSLYCSACEAPKDDTVPKKENSLGSGLNLPATSKFSFGFGAAAASNKDQTADGATFKFAAPAMPAAVAPTTSIGSSSFSFSMTKPKPDHQQPKSPAAKEDEDNDSHEVEEEEENNTYFSPVIPLPDKIDVKTGEEDEELLYVHKAKLYRLDGADWKERGLGDVKILRHRQTKKLRVVMRREQVFKICLNHVLNENVVYREKTETSWMFAVYDFSEGESVLERFTLRFKNKEVAQGFNKAIKNALNGTAKAIEDIPIASQSTEATKTNEPSQENDGAAKSRGGEPDVLVVGKPSSVRPTTHEVIPPLPMTLPLLTLPKPLAKPNDYQTPATILFKGSSLSKSTSSSSEASKTPSSAFIFGSTDKSEPGKDASPLANLQKLASGEGQGNVLGSIFCSGLSNEKSTDDSVKFVFGGGNKAAEQQKKDSSEFAFGGTKTDSQSPATQEAPKLAFGGKAAPVFGDANPFGGLKVNLQKSDGKEAPKSIFGGSNIFGVPKTETQSPARDFVFGSAPAFGQKPTVSFTDVAKQAAAKNEKQEDITSNKTTDLEAGGKDKKEVVPETTSTFADLANKTGSTFADLASNPGGTFADLANKTGNDFANLSANSQGSVVGFNKSAGGGFYNLTHQNAFKNFQSSPQAKEDCDDDGDATTDDNYDPHYDAIVELPDEIVVTTGEENETKLYGERAKLYRYDAESKQWKERGVGEIKVLEHPELQTFRLIMRQEQIHKLILNMNISASLQMDYMIDQKKSFLWAGYNYAVDAEGKVDTEGVLERLACRFAKEEIADEFLNTVNSCIERAKALQGDEEDKNDDALEEQASS; encoded by the exons ATGTTTACAACGCGAAAAGAAGTGGACGCACACGTCCACAAAATGTTGGGAAAACTTCAGCCGGGACGAGAG CGCGATATCAAAGGCTTGGCTGTAGCTCGAATGTACATGAAAGTGCAGGAATACCCAAAAGCCATCGAGTATTTGAACGGCTATCTCCGGGTGAGGGACGACGCAGTAGGCCATAACATGATTGGCACTTGCTACAGTAGGCTGAACCCGCCCAATGTGACAGAGGCACTGCAGCACTACCAACGTTCCATTCAAATGGATCCGCGTCAGTCAGAGGTTGTCATTGACGCCTGCGAACTTCTGTTGAAGGAGAACAACGCATCAAACACGGAGTGCGCCAGGTACTGGTTGGATCAGGCAAATAGCCTTGATTTAAGCGGCAACAAGCAAGTCTTCAATCTGCGAATGCGTGTAAATCTCGCGGACAGTAACGGCAAGGATGAGAGCAGTCGCGAAGACGGCGAGCACAATACCCTCGAGATTCTTATGTACAAGGAACTGCAGGCACGTCCCCAGGATGTTAATATACGCATACAACTGCTGCGCAGCTATGttgaaaaaatgaaaatagacCAGGCCTTCAACTATGCTCTCAAAACGGAACTGGAGTCCAAAAACTGCACGAGCCAGTCGACCGAATGGTACGAGCAGATCTGGATGGTCCTTTTCAAGATAGAAGTGGCCAAGGATGTGAAGAAGAACTGGCGATTTTGGCACTTCGCCTTGCACACTCTCGATCGTCTTGTGCAGCTTAGCCTGGAGGGCAGTGGACTGGCAGACAGCAGCAAGCAGTTGTTTAGACTTGATCAATATCTATTCAAGTTTAGCACTTCGATAGAGAGGTCAGGCGACGATCCGCAGCGGGATCTCCACCAGGCCTGTGTTGACCACTTTACCGGCCAGCTTCTGCTTCACGCGGTGACACTGATTTTCAAACGTGAGGTgctggcaaataaaaacaaatggaTGAGCACGCTTCGCTCCGCTTTGCCACTTATGCTGCTTGGTTACCAGGTGCGACCGATCGAAGATTTGAGTACCAAGCAATGGATAAAGCACTGCGACGCGGAACAGAAGCAGTTGATACAGATGTGGCGCCCGCAGGGCGCTTTTCGATGTGCCCAGCTTGGACGAACCATTTTGGGCTGCTTGGACCGGTcacaaatggaaattaaaaacgATAGGGAAAATGCCGACTTTGATGAGAATAAAAATTCGGGAAACTCTATGCCTGGATTATTTAGCGACTCTGAAGAGCTGTTGTCCAGCGCTCATCAGCAATGCTTGGACAAGAGCTGGCGGAGTCAACTTTACCAACAGCTCTTTACCCACACCGAACACAAACTAAAGGATACGTCTTCGCATTTGGTGCGGAACCAGCGTCTGCAGCTGCCTCTTTTTGAGTGGCCCAATCTGGCGCACATCGAGGACTACGAACTGCAAGCGTTGGTGCTGCCGCCACACTGCTTAGCCCAACATGTCTACCTGGCGCTGGGCACCGACCCGAACAAACTTGGAGATGCGCAACGCGTGGTCTTTTATGAGGGTTTCCAACGGGATGTTAAGCAGAATCTAAACTACTGTGGGCAAGATTCAATCAGCCAGGTAGATGTAGACCTCTACCTCTATGCCACAACCATTCAGACCAGACGGAAATTGCAAATCCAGCGTGAAGTGTATGACTCCTCCAATTTGGGAAACCGCAATGCTGCCGCCCGGCCGCATATGATGCCATTTGCCAATCTGGTGGGTCAACTAAGCGCACCGGAGCAAAGTAACTGGTGGGATCTGGTGGTGCGACTTAACTCAAACCAGCTTATCACTGAAGGTAATCGCGCCGAGCAACGAGCTCAACTACAACATGGATTGGAAGCGGTGCGCGGCGTGAATGGCCCCAAAGCAGATGCCATCATCATTTTTCAGTTGGGAAAGATTTTGAATTCCCGATCGGATCGTTCTTCTCTAGAAACACGTATCGATACCCTGTTTAGGCAAGGATTTTCAATTTTACGCCACCAGCACACTCAGCAGATGGAATCCTATGTCCGCGTCTTTAAGTACGGATCCGCTGGCTCAACGGCAGCATGGCAAGATCTTCAGTCGTTGGCTGAGGAAGCCGTCACCTATTTTAGCGAGAAAATGTTTAGGATAGGAGAGTATGAGCAGTTTTTGGACGAGGTCCGGGGACTTCATCTGCCCATGGCCTACTTTTTGCAATCGGAGGCGTGTCATCATCTTGAGGAATCTTCCAAGCTGCCTCGAACTGCCCGAGATCGTTACTCTGAGCGGAGACGTGAATTTCTGCAAAAAACGCAAAAGTTAATCAAAAATGATGATAAGCACCCACTCATAGCGGCCATGCATAGACATCAACAGGACCGCAATAGTCGGGGTATCGATAATAGCTTCGGTAGTCCGGATGTGCATAACAATTCATCCGCCTACGAGGATGCGGAAGATGACTTCTATTCCCATGCAGCCTTCCCTGCCAATCGATCACGTCGTCATATAGAAGTCACCCCAGTCACTCCCATTGTTGTTGCACAACCGAATCAGGAGATGGAGCAGGCTGTGAAGCAGATCAACAAGTCACTGTGTGTGCTCAAGGACGATGTGAGTGTGGGAATGGAAGCCATGCGACAGGATATTAAAGTTCTTACTGAGAAGTTAACTGGGCTGGAGGATTTGCTTAAGAAGATCAAGATCAGCAGTCGAGACACGCCTACACGGGACGTTGATCCCGCGGCTGCCTTAGGTCTGGACGACCTCTTCATAATTGAGGATGCACTAGCtgagcatcagcagcaacaaaatcagcagcagcagagccaCAACCAAGGTGCAGTCCACCCAGTCGTTCCAAATCCATATGCTTGTGGCTTCTACAACGGGGTGCCAAACACGCCATCCGCCCAAGAGCGCTTTCTGCAGGGACCATACGGAAGTCCCATGTTTAACCAAAACCAGATGTACAATTACTACGCTGCTCAAGCTCAGGCTCAAGCCCAAGCGCAGTTCTTGCGGACTCCTCCAGCTCCAGGATCAATTCCACCCCCCAATATGTTTG GTCCTCGAAATCCAAACTTTGGCTTGCCCAGTATGTTTCCCCCGCCGACCGTGCCTTCGGTAGCACCTTACATTGACGCCATGGGCAACTTTACCCAGCCTCCGCCAAGTCTGATACCTCCTCCCGCTCAACCAGCAGCGCCTCCAGCTCCCTTGAATATTCTTGAGTCCAAGCCTGTGGTTGCACTGCCAACTCCAGGATTCTTCAATACGACAACGCCGGTCTTTGGAGCTTCGCCCATTCAAGTTCCGCAGTCGAAACCATTAACTGTTCCAACGGTGCCAGTACCTAGtactgctcctgctccaccaAGTGCTGCAACTGTGAATCCAGCGGCAACAACTGCTGCTCCGCCTCCTGTTCATATACCTCAAGTGGCTCCTTCTGTTCCTGCGCAGCCACCTGCACCCGCCCCTGTTAGTGTGCCGTCTTTGTTCAACCGTGCGTTGAACAATCAGCCCGTGGAAAAGGAGCCGCCAGCCAATGTGGTCATAACCAGTTCAGATCCGTTGCCGAAACCCACGACTGCCAGTGTCCAGCCCACTTTAAGTGTGACCATCCCAGCACAGCATATCAAGCCAAGTTTGGTTCAGGCACCGGAACAGCCGGCACAACCGGCACAGCCATCGGTGTCAGCAGTAGGATCGTTCAGCTTTAACTTTGGCAGTAAGTCCTCTGAAAGTCCTTTTTCGTTCAAGACACAGGTTGCTAAGGCAGcagccgaaaaacaaaaggaacAGGAGGAAGCTGAGCAAAACCAAAGTGATCAAACTGATCTCAACAAAACTCTGCCACAAGATACTTCAGCAGATGATTACGATCCTCGTCCCGATTTCAAGCCCATTATCCCACTGCCCGATGAAGTGGTGGTTCGAACCGGCGAGGAGGGCGAGGAGATCAAGTTTACCAGCCGAGCCAAGCTCTTTCGATATGTTGACAAGGAGTGGAAGGAGCGCGGTACAGGGGTGATCAAAATTTTATGCGACAAAGCCACCGGCGTTTCTCGAGTCTTGATGCGTCGTGATCAAACTCACAAAGTGTGTGCTAATCACACAATCACTGCAGACATTACGATAAATGTGGCTAGCCAGGACAAGGATAAGAAATCGCTTCTGTGGGCGGCAAATGACTTTGCGGATGAGCAAGTTACATTGGAGAGATTCCTGGTGCGTTTCAAAACAGGGGAGTTGGCTGAAGAGTTCAGGGTGGCTTTTACAGACGCAAGCGAGGCCGCCAAGTCGAAGGAAACCGTGAAACCGACGGTAAACACAGCGCAACTTCCAAAGAGTGAGAAAGGATCAACTGCGACTGCTCCAGCGGCATTTAGTTTATCCAAGAGCTTTGTAACAAGCACCCCCGCATCCAATTCGCTAACCAGTAAGCCTCAGGAGCAAACGAAAACTCAGCCTATACCGGacccaccagcaacagcagctaaGTCACTGTTTGGAACCTTGTCAGGGGTCAGTGCTGCTCCTGCAATATCTGCGCCATCCTCTGCCAGTCCATTTGCCAGCTTTAGCTTCACGCCGAATGGGACATCAGGATTTGGAACTTCCACCGCCTCTCCGTTCGGAAACCTTTCCTTTGGTACCGCTTCTGCGGtgggcagcggcaacaacactACCCTCTTCACCACGGCTTTAATCAAGGACAATACAGTTCAAGGCGAGACGCCTCAGCAGGAGCCACAATTAAACAAGTCAAACTCCTCGGATGCTGAGGAGGAGTATGTGCCCACGGCTCAGTTCGTGCCTGTTATTGCTCTGCCCGATATAGTGGAAGTGGTCACCGGCGAAGAGAATGAGGATGTGCTCTTCGAGCATCGTGCCAAGCTTCTGCGTTGGGATAAGGAAGCGAATGAGTGGAAGGAGCGCGGTCTTGGTAATATGAAGCTCCTTCGGGATCGCACTGATCCCAACAAGGTTCGCCTGCTTATGAGGCGCGAGCAGGTCCATAAGCTGTGCTGCAATCAGCGACTGTTGCCCGAGACCAAGTTCACTTATGCAACGAACTGTAAGGCGGCCGTCACATGGGGTGCTCAGGATTATTCCGATGAGGAGTTAACCACCGCATTGCTCGCTGTGCGATTTAAGACGCAAGACGTTTGTCAGCAATTCTTCGAGGCTGTGCAAAAGGCTCAACAAAGTATTGGAAAGGAACCTAAAAAGGAGGTCTCTTCTGCCGCTGGAGAAAAGGAGAAGCCAATGAAGGGCTTTGGAGACGCCTTTAAGCCTAAGGCAGGCAGTTGGAACTGCCAAGCCTGCTATACCAGCAATGGCCAGGATCAGCTCTACTGCCTGGCCTGCCAGGAGCCCAAAGATGCCACTGTTCCCCCCAAGCAATCGGGGTTGGACCAAGGGAACGCGTTAAATCTTACCACTAGCTCCTCAAACAagttttcgtttggctttgcCCCCTCAGCAGCTCTTCCCGCCACAAGTGGATTTAGCTTCGGTGGCGCCACGCAGCCAAAGGAgaagccagcagcagcggtTGTGACAGCCTCGGTTTCGGCACCTACGTCAGTTGCGCCTGTTCAAACGGCAGCCCATGGCTTTGGAAAGGCTTCAATGACTTCTGGATTCGGGGACGCCTTCAAACCTGCAGTCGGTAGTTGGTCATGTAGCGCATGCTATGTGAGCAATCCCGGAAAGTCTCTTTACTGCAGCGCCTGTGAAGCGCCCAAGGACGACACGGTACCAAAGAAGGAGAACTCACTAGGATCGGGACTTAATCTGCCAGCTACCTCCAAGTTTAGCTTTGGTTTCGGAGCCGCAGCGGCTAGTAACAAAGATCAGACTGCCGATGGCGCCACCTTCAAGTTCGCGGCTCCTGCAATGCCCGCAGCTGTTGCTCCTACTACCTCAATTGGATCCAGCAGCTTCAGCTTCTCCATGACCAAGCCCAAGCCCGACCACCAGCAGCCAAAGAGTCCAGCAGCTAAGGAGGATGAAGATAACGATTCGCACGAGgtggaagaggaggaggagaacaACACTTACTTTTCACCAGTAATCCCATTGCCCGATAag ATCGATGTGAAAACAGGtgaggaggacgaggagctATTGTATGTGCATAAGGCCAAGTTGTACCGCCTAGACGGGGCCGATTGGAAGGAGCGCGGCTTGGGGGATGTGAAGATCCTGCGCCATAGGCAGACCAAAAAGTTGCGCGTGGTCATGCGTCGAGAGCAGGTGTTCAAGATCTGTCTTAACCATGTGCTCAACGAGAATGTGGTGTACAGGGAAAAGACTGAAACGTCGTGGATGTTTGCTGTATACGATTTTAGCGAGGGTGAGAGTGTCCTTGAGCGATTTACGTTGCGTTTCAAAAACAAGGAGGTGGCACAAGGATTTAACAAAGCGATCAAAAATGCCCTTAATGGAACCGCAAAGGCGATAGAAGATATCCCAATCGCTTCCCAATCGACGGAAGCGACTAAAACAAATGAACCGTCCCAAGAAAATGATGGGGCGGCTAAGAGCAGAGGAGGCGAACCGGATGTACTTGTTGTTGGCAAACCCTCTTCTGTAAGGCCAACCACACACGAAGTAATCCCTCCACTTCCCATGACCCTTCCCCTACTGACACTCCCCAAGCCATTGGCCAAGCCTAACGATTACCAAACACCTGCCACCATATTGTTCAAAGGCAGTTCGCTGAGCAAAAGTACCTCTTCGTCTTCTGAGGCAAGCAAAACGCCTAGTTCGGCATTCATTTTCGGTAGCACGG ATAAATCGGAGCCTGGAAAGGATGCCAGCCCATTGGCTAATCTTCAAAAACTAGCATCAGGCGAAGGACAAGGAAACGTTCTGGGATCTATATTCTGTAGCGGCTTGTCAAACGAAAAATCGACTGACGATTCCGTCAAGTTCGTTTTCGGAGGTGGAAATAAAGCGGCTGAGCAACAGAAGAAAGATTCATCAGAGTTCGCCTTTGGAGGCACTAAAACGGATTCCCAATCACCAGCGACCCAAGAAGCACCGAAGTTGGCCTTCGGTGGAAAGGCCGCACCAGTGTTCGGAGACGCCAATCCCTTTGGAGGTCTCAAggtaaatttgcaaaaatctGATGGCAAGGAAGCACCGAAATCTATTTTTGGCGGGTCCAACATCTTTGGAGTACCCAAAACTGAAACCCAGTCACCTGCTAGAGACTTCGTGTTTGGCAGTGCACCCGCTTTTGGACAAAAGCCAACCGTCTCATTTACAGACGTGGCCAAGCAAGCAGccgcaaaaaatgaaaaacaagagGACATTACCTCGAATAAAACCACTGATCTTGAAGCGGGAGGCAAGGACAAGAAGGAAGTGGTGCCGGAGACGACCAGCACGTTTGCCGATTTGGCCAACAAGACAGGCAGTACGTTTGCCGATTTGGCAAGCAATCCGGGCGGCACTTTTGCTGATTTAGCAAACAAGACTGGCAATGACTTTGCCAACCTGTCGGCCAATAGCCAGGGCAGTGTCGTGGGATTCAACAAGTCCGCCGGGGGCGGCTTTTATAACCTCACGCATCAGAACGCTTTTAAAAACTTCCAATCTTCGCCGCAAGCCAAAGAAGACTGCGATGATGATGGCGACGCCACAACTGATGACAACTACGATCCGCACTATGATGCCATTGTTGAGCTGCCGGATGAGATAGTTGTCACCACGGGAGAGGAGAACGAGACTAAGCTGTATGGCGAGCGGGCGAAGCTTTATCGCTATGACGCCGAATCGAAACAATGGAAGGAGCGAG gtgTCGGTGAGATAAAGGTGCTGGAGCACCCGGAGTTGCAGACATTCCGACTGATCATGCGGCAGGAGCAGATCCACAAGCTGATTCTTAACATGAATATCTCCGCCTCCCTGCAAATGGATTACATGATAGATCAGAAGAAGAGCTTCCTGTGGGCCGGCTATAACTACGCTGTGGACGCAGAGGGTAAAGTGGACACCGAGGGCGTCCTGGAACGCCTTGCCTGTCGATTCGCCAAGGAGGAGATCGCCGATGAGTTCCTCAACACGGTCAATTCGTGCATAGAACGAGCAAAGGCCTTACAAGGTGATGAGGAGGACAAGAATGACGACGCGCTGGAGGAGCAGGCGAGCTCATAA
- the LOC6619689 gene encoding protein RER1 — protein sequence MMNEDSSAAGGGGVKKFFQRLSQTYQSTLDRSTPHTRMRWVFAGFLLLLFVLRIFIYQGWYIVCYALGIYHLNLFIAFLTPKIDPEFDPYSQDDEDEGPNLPTRSNEEFRPFIRRLPEFKFWLSVAKSTLIGLICTFFDFFNVPVFWPILVMYFITLFCITMKRQIKHMIKYKYLPFTRNKPRYQRVNDLAGSGPGSVAGNSK from the exons ATGATGAACGAGGACAGTAGTGCTGCCGGCGGCGGCGGGGTTAAGAAGTTCTTTCAGCGCCTCTCACAG ACCTACCAATCCACCTTAGACCGTAGCACACCGCACACACGAATGCGCTGGGTGTTCGCCGGCTTTCTGCTCCTGCTCTTTGTGCTGCGCATCTTCATCTATCAAGGCTGGTACATCGTGTGCTATGCGCTTGGCATTTACCACTTGAACCTGTTTATCGCTTTTTTAACGCCCAAGATCGACCCGGAGTTCGATCCGTATTCGCAggacgacgaggacgagggACCCAATCTGCCAACGCGCAGCAACGAAGAGTTCCGGCCATTCATTCGCCGCCTGCCGGAGTTCAAGTTCTGGCTGTCGGTGGCGAAGAGCACGCTCATCGGTCTGATATGTACGTTCTTCGATTTCTTCAACGTGCCGGTGTTCTGGCCCATCCTGGTTATGTACTTCATCACGCTCTTCTGCATAACGATGAAGCGCCAGATCAAGCATATGATCAAGTACAAGTACTTGCCGTTTACCCGCAATAAGCCGCGCTACCAGCGGGTCAACGACCTGGCGGGTTCCGGACCCGGCTCCGTGGCGGGCAACTCAAAGTGA
- the LOC6619690 gene encoding 3-ketodihydrosphingosine reductase, with amino-acid sequence MELSWEIVLCVGIAVLVHVLVYLFVMAKKPRSIVGRHVVVTGGSKGIGLCLAVECAMKGANVTVIARDEKMLSGAVALMEVIRQRPDQKFQYRSLDIGGDYDQVAKVLGEIEDNFGPIYTLINCAGMAICGVFEEVSVQDVHKLMNVNFFGTYNCTRYVLPKMKKAGDGIIVITASQAAMFGIYGYGPYSATKYALRAMAETIAMESREHGVSVTLAMPCDTNTPGFEEEEKSKPRETKIISGGGGLIEPEVMAKAILKDALKGKFTSTVGAESWLITTLGGALLPWDGFFTNLLHAIVLGPLRLVSYVLHMYFNSVIRKCAREDKAKAASEVESK; translated from the exons TACCTGTTCGTAATGGCCAAGAAACCGAGGAGCATTGTGGGTCGTCATGTGGTGGTCACCGGCGGCTCCAAGGGAATCGGACTCTGTCTGGCGGTGGAGTGCGCCATGAAGGGCGCCAATGTGACGGTGATAGCGCGCGACGAGAAAATGCTGA GCGGAGCAGTGGCTCTGATGGAAGTGATTCGCCAGCGGCCAGATCAAAAGTTCCAGTACAGAAGTCTGGACATTGGCGGCGATTATGACCAGGTGGCCAAAGTGCTTGGCGAGATCGAAGATAACTTCGGCCCCATATACACCTTAATCAACTGTGCCGGAATGGCCATTTGCGGTGTGTTCGAGGAGGTCTCAGTCCAGGATGTCCACAAGCTGATGAACGTAAACTTCTTTGGAACCTATAACTGCACACGTTATGTCCTGCCCAAAATGAAGAAAGCGGGCGACGGCATTATTGTAATCACTGCCTCGCAGGCGGCTATGTTTGGCATCTATGGATACGGTCCTTACTCAGCCACCAAGTACGCGCTGAGAGCGATGGCGGAAACGATTGCAATGGAGTCTCGGGAGCACGGGGTCAGCGTCACTCTGGCCATGCCCTGCGATACGAATACACCCGGattcgaggaggaggagaagtcCAAGCCCagggaaacaaaaataatcTCTGGTGGAGGAGGTCTCATAGAGCCGGAAGTTATGGCGAAAGCTATACTCAAGGATGCCCTG AAGGGCAAGTTCACCTCAACTGTTGGAGCAGAAAGCTGGCTGATCACCACTTTGGGTGGAGCATTGCTTCCTTGGGATGGTTTCTTTACCAATCTTCTGCACGCCATTGTTTTGGGACCGCTGCGACTAGTTAGCTACGTCCTGCACATGTACTTCAATAGTGTTATACGCAAATGCGCTCGAGAGGATAAGGCCAAGGCCGCATCGGAAGTGGAGTCCAAGTGA